TCGTAGTCGCCGGTCTCGCGCGCCTTGGCGTAACGCTCGGCCTCTTCCGGATGCTGCATCAGCTCGGCCTCGCGGCCGCGCCAGCGTTCGGAGAATGCGTTGCGCAGCACGCGGCCGCCGAACGGCGCCGGCCAGACGTTGCGCCGCGCGATGTCGAAGAGAATGCCGCGGACGGTGCTGTCGCCATCCGCTTTGACGATGCGCTCCTTGGCGCTCTGAAAGCCCGCGGCTTCGATCGAGGCATAGAACCGCGTGCCGACCAGCACGCCGTCGGCGCCGAGCATCAGCGCCGCCGCGAGCCCCCGGCCATCGGCGACACCGCCCGACGCCGCAACCGGAATGCCGGGCGCCGTGTCGACCACGGCCGGCACCAGCGCGAAGGTGCCGCGCGCGATGCCATGGCCGCCGCCTTCCGCGCCATGCGCCACGATCACGTCGGCGTCGTTCGCCACGGCTTCCCTGGCATGCGCGAGGGTCTGCACCTGACAGATCAGCAGCGCGCCGGACTTCTTGATCCTGGCCGCGTGCGGGGCGAGCGCGCCGAACGACAGCATCACGGCCGCGGGTTTCCGCTCCAGCACGAGATCGAGCACACGCGGCTGCCGCGCCATGCTCCAGGTGATGAAGCCCACCCCGATCCGGGCGTCGCCGGCCGCGTCCAGCTCGCGCTTGAGCCAGGCTTCGTCGCCGTAGCCGCCGCCGATGATGCCGAAGCCGCCGGCGCGGCTCACGGTCGCGGCGAGCCGGCCGTCGGCGACCAGGTCCATCGGCGCCAGCATGATCGGATGCTTGATGCGAAGCCGCTCGGTCAGTCGTGTCGCAATGGCCATGGCGCTCCCCCCTGCAACAGATTTGTGGAAGCCTATCCCGGCTGCGCTGAATGCGCATCAGCAAGAACGTGTCGGCACTGTACGGTCCGTTTGAATTGGCGTAGCAGACAGCGGGGGAATTCGGACGTTTGTTTATGCACGGTCCATCCGCGTCCCATCACCGGATTCAGTCCTTCTTTTCCAGTCTCGAAGTGCCGCAGGCCCTGCGCACCCTGGTGCGTGCGCGGGAGTCCGGGCTGATCGTGGTTGCGGCGCTGGTCGGGCTGTTAGCGGGCCTGATCGTGGCGGCGATGGGTTTCGGCGTCAGCCTGCTGCACATGCTGTTTGGCGTGCCGCTCGGCGAACGGCTGTCCGCCGCAACCAGGCTCAATCCGGTCGTCGCGCTCGCGGTGCCGACCCTGGGCGGCATGGCCTTCGGCCTGGGTCTGTGGGCGCTGATGCGCTGGCGGCCGGGCCGCGAGATCGACCCGATCGAGGCCAATGCGCTCCATGGCGGCCGCATGTCGCCACGCGGCAGCCTGATTGTCGCCTTGCAGACGGTCTGGTCGAGCGGGGTTGGCGCATCGGTCGGTCTTGAGGCGGGCTACACCCAATTGGCGAGCGGCGTCGCGTCCTGGCTCGGTCAGGCCTTCCGGCTGCGCCGGCGCGATTTGCGCGTGCTGGTCGGCTGCGGCGCGGCGGGCGCCATTGCAGGCGCCTTTGGGGCGCCGCTCGCCGGCTCGTTCTATGCCTTCGAACTGGTCATCGCGAGCTATTCGGTCGTCAACCTCGCGCCGGTCGGCGCGGCGGCGCTGGTCGGCTATCTGGTCGCCTCGGCGTTGGGCGAGACGAGCCTGGGCCTGGGCTCGCTTTACGTCTCGCATGTCCGCAGCCTCGATCTCATCGTATCGGGGCTTGTGGGTCTTGCGGCCGCAGTGGTCGGCATTCTGCTCATGCGCGGCGTTGCAGCCTGCGAAACCGTGCTGAACGAGTTGCGCATCCGTCCCATGCTGCGCCCCACGCTCGGCGGCCTGGTGGTGGGGACGATGGCGATCTTCGCGCCCGAGGTGCTCTCGTCGGGGCACGGCGCGATCCGTATCTCGTCGGCGATGTCGGAGACGCTATCGTCGATCGCGCTGCTGTTCGTGTTGAAATCGGTCGCATCCATCGTTTCGCTCGGCACCGGGTTTCGCGGCGGCCTGTTCTTCGCGTCGCTGCTGATCGGGGCGCTCGGCGGGCGGCTGTTCGCCGACACGGCCAACATGTTCTGGCCGGCAGCCGCTCTCGATCCGCATGTCTATGCCATCATCGGCATGGGAGCGCTTTCGGTCTCGGTGATCGGCGGGCCACTCACCATGACCTTCATCGCGCTCGAAACCACCGGCGACTTCTGGCTCACCGCGACGGTGCTGATCGCGATCATCGTCTCCGCGCAGGTGACGCGCGAGCAGTTCGGCTATTCGTTCGCGACCTGGCGCTTCCATCTGCGTGGCGAGGGCATCCGCAGCGCGGCCGATGTCGGCTGGATGCGCGAATTGACGGTGCGGCGCATGATGCGGCCGGACGTTCGCACTGTGCCGGCTCACACCACGCTCGGGCGTTTCCGGCGCGTGCATCCGCTTGGCTCGACCGGGCAGGTGGTGGCGATCAACGAAGACAAGACCTACGCCGGCATCGTGCAGGTCGCCGAGGCGCATTCGGGGGAATACGACGAAGCCATGCAGGTGCGCGAGATCCTACATTTCAAGGATACCGCGCTGCTGCCCATCATGACGGTGAAGCAGGCCGTCATGGTGTTTGACCGGGCCGAGGCGGAGGCGCTCGCGGTGGTCGAGGCGGCGGACAACCGCGAGGTGATCGGTCTCCTGACCGAAGCCTATGCGCTGCGCCGCTATTCCGGCGAGCTCGAGCAGCGGCGCCAGGATATTCTCGGCGAATAGGATATTCCCGGCGAGTAGGCAATTCCGCAGGCGGCCGCTACGATGCTGCATCCCGAGGCCGTGGGGGGCCGAGAGGACGCTGCGGGAAATTCCAGGTTGACAGGTGGCAAGGCGGCGGTGGTGCGCGGGCACGGCCGGTCGCCTGAACACAGGGGGATCGACATGGGGACGAGTGAAATCGTTGGCTCGGTCGCGGAGCTTTGGCGCTTCCCGGTCAAATCCATGGGCGGTGAGCTGCTCCAGGACGCCGACATCACCGAACGAGGCGTGCTGGGTGACCGCGCCTACGCACTCGTCGAGCCCGATACCGGGAAGGTGGTCAGCGCGAAAAGCGTGAGGCTCTATCCCGAGTTGCTGAAGTGCAAGGCGAGCTTCGTCGAGCCGCCGCGTGACGGCGGCAGCATGCCGCCGGTCCGGATGACCTTGCCGGACGGTACAACGCTGAGGAGCGATTCATCGGGACTCGATCGGGCGCTGTCGGCCTGCTTCAAGCGCAACGTCGCGCTTCGGCAGTCGGCGCCGGAAGACTTCACCATCGATCAGTATCATCCGGATGTCGCGGGGGCGGACCCTGGCGGCAACAAGGACACCGTGGTCCAGCAGAAGCTAGGCTCGGCGCTCTTTGCGGCGATCGGGATGGATTCTCCGGTCCCGGTCGGTTCTTTCCTCGATGTGTTTCCGATGTCGGTCATGACCTCGTCGACGCTCGCACGGTTGACCGAGCTTCGGCCTCGGACACGTTTCGATTCGCGCCGGTTTCGCATGAACGTCGTCCTGAAAACCCAGCCGGTCGGATTCATCGAGAACGACTGGGTCGGTCGTGCCATCGGGCTGGGCGATGCGGCACGGTTGAATCTGTCTCTGCTCGATCCGCGATGCGTGATGACGACGCTTGCGCAGGACGATGTGCCCCAGGACATCGAAGTCCTGAAAACGCTGGTTCAGCACAATCGAATGCAGCTCGGCGACCTGGGCAAGTTTCCATGCGCCGGGATTTATGCCGTCGTCGCCGCGCCCGGACGGGTGCGGAGCGGCGACCGGGTCGTGCTCAACTGACGCTCCAACCCGCGAACTATTGCAGCGGCTCGCCGGATTCCCTGGCGAGCACCGCCGCCTCGGCACGGGTTTCGCTGATGAACTTCGCGAACTCAGCCGGCGTGTTCACGCCATATTCGATGGCCCGCTCGACATAGTTCTTCTGCTTGAACTCCGGCGTGCCGGTGATCGCGACCACGTCGGCGTGAACCCGGTCGATGATCTCCCGCGGTGTGTTGGCCGGCGCAAATAGGCCGAACCATGTCACGGGATAATGCTCTCCCGTCGCTTCCTGCAGCGTCGGGATGTCGGGGAACAGCGGCGAGCGCATGTTGGCGCTGAGTGCGATCCCGGTGATGCGGCCGCTTTTCACCTGGGCCAGCATGTTGCTTAGTCCGAGAAGCGCGATGGGCGTGGTGCCCGACAGCACCGCGGTGACCACTTCATTGCCGCTGCGGAATGGCACCCGCACGATGTCGATGCCGTTGCTCTTGTTCAGCTTGTTCATGAACTGCACGAGCGTGAACGAGAAGGTGCCATAGCTCAAGGTTCCCGGCTTCTGCCGGGCGAGCGCGACCAGATCGGGAACGGTCTTCGCTTTGAGATCGGAGTTCGCGACGAGAGCTTCGAGGTTGAAGAACAGATTGCAGATCGGCGCGAAGTCCTTCTCCGGATTGAACGGTAGGCTGCGGTACAGGAACTGGTTGTAGACCACAGGCTCGCTCGACATCACGCACAGCGTGTAGCCGTCGGGCGGGGCCTCCGCGCAGGCGCGGGCGCCGATGTTCAGTCCTCCGCCGGGGCGGTTTTCGACCACGAAAGGCTGGCCGTATTTCTTCTGCAGTTGGTCGGCGAGAAGCCGGGTAAAGACATCGCCGCCTCCGCCAGCCGCGAGCGGAATGATGATGCGCACGGTGCGGGACGGCCACGTGTCGGCCCTGGCGGCTGCGGACGCAAAGAGGGTGAAGAAAAGACAGCCGAAAGCGAGCGCTCGCCGCATGGGTCCTCCCGAATTTCTGCACGAAGCAGTATTTTTTGAAACCGTGCCGAGCCCGCATTCCAGCATAAGGTCTTCCGGTATCCAATTGGGTGCGATCACTCTCCGGATGCACCGGCGGGTCCTCCGATAGTCCCATTGCCGGGGCGCGAGAAACCGTCGAGAATCAAGTCGTGAGCGTCATTGCTTGAATTCGGCCGGCGCGCTCAGCCGGCTTTGGTTCTCACAGATTTTTTTGAAACCGTTGGAGGACGACATGTCGACCTTCCCACAATCGCGGACGCTTCTCGTTGGTGCCACAGCAGCTTTGCTCGGTGGCGTCGCTGGGCTGGTTTTGCTCGCCGGCAACGTCGTGACCATCGCCGATGCGGACGCGGCGCCCGCGGATCAGCCGGTTTCGCTGTCCGAGCAGGATGTCCCGATCTGCCACACGCCCGGTGCGATGAAACGGACGACCATGCTGCTGCGCCTGGCGCAGACCGAAGTGCCACGCGCCGAGATGAGCGCCGCAAGCCCGGCGCCGACTTTTGCCGACATCGAGCCGCCGCTGTGGCCCGGTCTTGGCCCCATCGCCTACAAGATCACGACTGCGAACGAGCGCGCCCAGGCGTATTTCGATCAAGGGCTACGGCTGGCCTACGCGTTCAATCATGCCGAGGCGCAGCGCGCCTTCCGCATCGCGCAGAAGCTCGATCCCAATTGCGCCATGTGCTTCTGGGGCGAGGCGCTGGTGCTAGGCCCGAACATCAATCTTCCCATGCCGGAAGATGACGTCGCGCCGGCCTACGCGGCGGCACAGAAGGCGAAGGCCCTTTCGTCCTCGGCGAGTCCGCGGGAGCGGGCGCTGATCGATGCGCTGCTCGCGCGCTACGGCAGCGATCCGAAGGCCGCGCGAGCGCCCTTCGATGCGGCGTATGCAGCCGAGATGAAAAAGGTCTCTGAGCAGTTTCCCGACGATGACGACATCGACACGCTCTATGCCGAGGCCGTCATGGACGTGAGCCCCTGGGATTACTGGAAGCCGGGCGGCAAGGAGCCAAATCCGCAAAGCGTCGCCATCGTGCCGACGCTCGAACGGGTGCTGGCCCGCAACCCCAGTCACACCGGCGCGATTCATTTCTACATCCACGCCGTAGAGGCTTCGGACCGCCCCAAGCGCGCCGAGGCCTATGCCGACCGGCTGCGCGGCGCCATTCCCGGCGCCGGCCATCTCGTCCACATGCCGAGCCACATCTACTACCGGGTTGGCCGCTATCTCGATGCGCTGGCGGACAACAAGACCGCGGTGCAGGTCGATGAGAAATATCTGACCGACACCAACGCGCCGATGGGTGTTTATCGGCTCGGCTACTATACGCACAACGTGCACTTCGTCATGGCGTCGGCGCAGATGGCAGGCGACGGCGCAACCGTGATCGCGGCGGCCGAAAAGCTGCGGCAGCTCATTCCCGACGAGGCCGCACGCGGCATCGCGATGGTGCAGCCCGTGAAAGCTGCGCCATATTTCGCGCACGCGCAGTTCAGCACGCCCGACACCATCCTGGCGCTGCCCGATCCCGGCGACGCCATTCCGTATGTCAAAGGCATATGGCTCTACGCACGCGGCGTCGCGTTCGCGGAGCGTCGAGACTTCGCGTCCGCGGAAGCTGCGGCGCAGGCGATCGAGACCCTCGAACGCACCGCGGATTTCAAGCTGCTGAAAGACTCCGGCGTTCCGGCGCAAGAGGTGCTCCATGTCGCGCGCACGGTTGTCCTCGCGCGCGTCGCGCAGGCGAAAGGCGACAAGCGTGGCGCGGTCTCGCAATTCGAACAGGCGGCCGCTCTGCAGGAGGCGTTGCCCTACACGGAGCCGCCCTATTGGTACTATCCGGTCCGCCAGTCGCTTGCGGCAGCGCTGCTGCAGGCCGGCCGCTATGCCGAGGCGGAGCGGCAATTCCAGCGTGCGCTCACCCGCGCGCCGTCGAACGGCTGGTCGTATTACGGGCTCGCGGAGCTGCATAAGAAACAGGGCAACCGGACCGCGGCACGCAAGGCCGAAGCTGACTTGGCGCGAACCTGGATCGGCGATCGCAAGCTGCTGCAGATTTCGCGGCTTTGAGGAGCACTTGGTTTGACGTCGCAGCCGTCATGGCCGGGCTTGTCCCGGCCATCTCGCTTAGGGACGCATTGTGCCCTCCTAAGCGAGATGCCCGGCACAAGGCCGGGCATGACAGCGGTGCTGGCGCAGCGCAGACCGAAAAATACTCTACCGAAACTGGTCGAGCTTCAGCGTCTCGGACGGGCCGAGCCAGATCACGTGCTGGGTGTGATCCTTCAGCGCGTTGCCGGTCTGCGCGTGGGTGAAGATCGTGAACTTGCCGCGGTTGAGCACCAGCCAGGGCAGCACCTCGGCGAGCTTGTCCTGTTCGATCGTGAGCTGGCAGCTCCCGCGCGGATGCGGGCCGACCGGATTGTCATGCATCCGTCCGACCTTGACGCCGAATGTCTTTCCGGCGGTCTCGCAGAATTTGAGCGCCTCCGCGTGCTCGGGCGGATCGTAATAGACGTGGGCGTGGAAGTTCTCGATCTCGCTCATTCGGCGGCGACGGCCTTGTTGTCGAAGAAACGATTGCTCGGGCGCGGCAGCCCGAGATTTTCGCGCAGCGTCTTGCCCTCGTATTCCTTGCGGAACAGTCCGCGGCGCTGCAATTCCGGGATCACGCCGCGCGCGAAGTCGTCGAGTCCGCCCGGCAGATACGGGAACATGATGGTGAAACCATCGCTGGCGTTGGTTTCGATCCAGGCTTCCATTTCGTCGGCGATGGTCTTGGGCGTGCCGACCATCGCAAGCCCCGAATAGCCGCCCATACGCTGGGCGAGTTGGCGCACTGTAAGGTTGTCGACTTTCGCAGCCTTAATTGCGCGTTCGCGTCCGCTCTTCGAGGCATTGCTTTCCGGAATCTCGGGCAGCGGCCCGTCCGGATCGAACTTGGAGGCATCGGTGCCGAGCGCGATCGACAGCGAGGCGATGGCGTTTGCATAGTTCACGAGACTGTCGAGCTTGGCGCGCTTGGCCTTGGCCTCCTCGACGCTGTCGCCAACGATCACCAGACATGCCGGCTGGATCTTCATGTGCTCCGGATCACGGCCGAGCTTTTTCATGCGGCCTTTGACGTCGGCATAGAAGGCGCGGCCGGCTTCGATGTTGCTCTGCGCGGTGAACACGGCCTCGGCGGTTTCGGCGGCAAGCTGCTTGCCCGACTCCGACGCGCCAGCCTGCACGATCAGCGGCCAGCCCTGGATGGGGCGCGCGATGTTGAGCGGGCCTTTTACCGAAAAGGATTCGCCCTTGTGGTTGAGCACATGCAGCTTGTCGGGATCGAAGAACACACCGCTCTCGACATCGCGGATGAAGGCGTCGTCGGCCCAGGAATCCCACAGGCCGGTGACCACATCGTAGAATTCGCGCGCGCGATGATAGCGCTCGCCGTGCTCCATGTGCTCGTCCATGCCGAAGTTCAGCGCGGCGTCCGGATTGGAGGTGGTGACGATGTTCCAGCCGGCGCGGCCGCCCGAGATGTGGTCGAGTGAGGCAAAGCGGCGGGCGATGTGATAGGGCGCGTCGAAGGTGGTCGAGCCGGTGGCGACGAGGCCGATATGATTGGTCGCCTGCGACAGGGCCGAGAGCAGCGTGAACGGCTCGAACGAGGTCGCGGTGTGGCTCCGCTTCAGCGCGTCCATCGGCATGTTCAGCACGGCCATGTGGTCGGCCATAAAGAAGGCGTCGAACTTCGCGGCTTCGAGCTTCTGGATACATTCCTTGAGATGAGCGTAGTTGAAATTCATGTCCGGCCAGGCGCCCGGATAGCGCCACGCGCCGGTGTGGATGCTCGCCGGCCGCATGAAGGCGTTGAGCTTGATCTGTCGCGTGGCCATCGAGTGTCACTCCATGCAGGGAAGCATCCGGCACCCGCAATATAGGCCCGCGCCGGCGTTAGAAAAGTCATGTCCCCGTGAGCCGATGGGGAAGAAACCGCCTGCGAAAATGCGGTCCCGCAACGGTTTCTTGTCTGCGGCCTCTTGACCGAAAGAATAGTTTGCGCCGGAGGTATCCTCAGGCTATCGGAGCGCCAGCAAAGACACCCTCAAAGACACCTTGCAAAAACTCCTCCGGAGGAACGCCATGTCGATCTCCCGCCGCTCGCTGCTCACCGCCCTGTCGGCTGCTCCGCTCGTTTCGCTCCTGCCGCGCGCGGCTTTCGCGGCCTATCCGGACCGGCCGGTCCGGCTGATCTGCCCGTTCGCGGCCGGCGGCAATGCGGACCTGGTGGCGCGGATCGTGGGCGAGGGGATGGCGGCTTCGCTCGGCCAGGCGGTCGTGATCGAGAACCGCACCGGCGCGGGCGGTGGCATCGGCGCTGGTGTCGTCGCGACGGCGGCGCCGGACGGCTACACGCTGCTGACCGGCTCGAACGGACCGCTCACCGTCAATCCCTTCGTGCAGGCCAAGCTGCCTTACGATCCGCTGAAGGATTTCGTGCCGATCGGGCTCGCCAACCTCGCGCCGCACTCGATCGTGCTGAACAACTCGGTGCCGGCGAAGACGGTGGCCGAGCTCGTCGAGCTGTCGAAGAAGCAGCAGATCACGCTCGCCACCTCGGGCGTCGGCAGCGCCTCGCATATGACGCTGGCGCGCTTCAATGCCGCCACCGGCGCCAAGATCGTGCACGTGCCCTATCGCGGCGGCGGCGCGCTGGTCGGCGACGTGCTGGCCGGCACGGTGTCAGGCGCGATGACCGAGGTGTCGACGCTGCTCGAGCATCACGGCCAAGGCAAGGTGCGCATCCTCGCGGTCGCTTCCAGCAAGCGCATTCCCAAGATCGGCGACGTGCCGACCATGATCGAATCCGGCGTCAAGGATTTCACCGCGGCGAGCTATGTGGGCGTCCTCGCGCCGTCGAAGACGCCGGCCGAGATCGTGGCCCAGCTCGAGAAGGCGCTGATCAAGGCGTTGGCCGACAAGTCGGCGCAGGACAAATTCCTGGCGAGCGGCGCCGAGCTCGTGTCCGAGGACCTGCAGACCTCGAAGGGCTTCGCCGCCTACATCCAGAAGGAATACGACAACTCGCGCGAGGCCGCGAAGCTCGCAGGTCTGAAGCCGGAGTAGCATTCACGGTTGAGCTCTGTCGGCTTCACCGCGTGATCCAACATCGCGTCCGCCCCGTACAAGCAGCATCAATGTCTCTCAGGAGGCAGCATGCGGCTTGTCGTTTCGTATCTCGTGACGTTCCTGGTTTTTACGGTCGTGGATTTGTCATGGCTCAGCATTATGGGCCCGGCGCTCTACCGACCGACGCTTGGCGATATTCTGCTGCCTGATTTGCGCCTGGCGCCGGCTGCCGCGTTCTATCTGATCTTTCCGATCGGCATCGTGGCGTTCGCGGTCAATCCGGCCGTCAATGCGAACTCTATCGCGACGGCGATCGGCTACGGATTCCTATTTGGCGTGCTCGCTTATGCCACATACGACCTGACGAATTTCGCGACCCTGCGAAACTGGACCTTTCAGATCACGATCCTCGACATGGTGTATGGCGGTTTCGCAAGCGCGTTCGCGGCTGCGTTGACGACACTGGCATTGCGGCGCCTGCTTTGACCGGGATTCGAAAACTCGCCTTTCAGCGTGCCGGCCCCGGAAAGAAAACATTGGTTCGCGCCTGATAATCCCGGAAGGCTTGTCCGCGCGTTTCCATCATGTGTTCTTCAAGCGGTGGAATTCCGGAAACATAGACCAGCAGCCAATACATGCATGCGGGTGCAGCCAAAGCGAGCCAGCCCGCCGGATAGCTTCCGCTCAACTCCACGGCGATGACCGGATAAGCCAGCCAGGC
The Rhodoplanes sp. Z2-YC6860 genome window above contains:
- a CDS encoding NAD(P)H-dependent flavin oxidoreductase yields the protein MAIATRLTERLRIKHPIMLAPMDLVADGRLAATVSRAGGFGIIGGGYGDEAWLKRELDAAGDARIGVGFITWSMARQPRVLDLVLERKPAAVMLSFGALAPHAARIKKSGALLICQVQTLAHAREAVANDADVIVAHGAEGGGHGIARGTFALVPAVVDTAPGIPVAASGGVADGRGLAAALMLGADGVLVGTRFYASIEAAGFQSAKERIVKADGDSTVRGILFDIARRNVWPAPFGGRVLRNAFSERWRGREAELMQHPEEAERYAKARETGDYDTAAVIAGEVVDLIGDIPPAAEIVERITREAETLIGGASNRYRASK
- a CDS encoding chloride channel protein is translated as MHGPSASHHRIQSFFSSLEVPQALRTLVRARESGLIVVAALVGLLAGLIVAAMGFGVSLLHMLFGVPLGERLSAATRLNPVVALAVPTLGGMAFGLGLWALMRWRPGREIDPIEANALHGGRMSPRGSLIVALQTVWSSGVGASVGLEAGYTQLASGVASWLGQAFRLRRRDLRVLVGCGAAGAIAGAFGAPLAGSFYAFELVIASYSVVNLAPVGAAALVGYLVASALGETSLGLGSLYVSHVRSLDLIVSGLVGLAAAVVGILLMRGVAACETVLNELRIRPMLRPTLGGLVVGTMAIFAPEVLSSGHGAIRISSAMSETLSSIALLFVLKSVASIVSLGTGFRGGLFFASLLIGALGGRLFADTANMFWPAAALDPHVYAIIGMGALSVSVIGGPLTMTFIALETTGDFWLTATVLIAIIVSAQVTREQFGYSFATWRFHLRGEGIRSAADVGWMRELTVRRMMRPDVRTVPAHTTLGRFRRVHPLGSTGQVVAINEDKTYAGIVQVAEAHSGEYDEAMQVREILHFKDTALLPIMTVKQAVMVFDRAEAEALAVVEAADNREVIGLLTEAYALRRYSGELEQRRQDILGE
- a CDS encoding MOSC domain-containing protein yields the protein MGTSEIVGSVAELWRFPVKSMGGELLQDADITERGVLGDRAYALVEPDTGKVVSAKSVRLYPELLKCKASFVEPPRDGGSMPPVRMTLPDGTTLRSDSSGLDRALSACFKRNVALRQSAPEDFTIDQYHPDVAGADPGGNKDTVVQQKLGSALFAAIGMDSPVPVGSFLDVFPMSVMTSSTLARLTELRPRTRFDSRRFRMNVVLKTQPVGFIENDWVGRAIGLGDAARLNLSLLDPRCVMTTLAQDDVPQDIEVLKTLVQHNRMQLGDLGKFPCAGIYAVVAAPGRVRSGDRVVLN
- a CDS encoding Bug family tripartite tricarboxylate transporter substrate binding protein — its product is MRRALAFGCLFFTLFASAAARADTWPSRTVRIIIPLAAGGGGDVFTRLLADQLQKKYGQPFVVENRPGGGLNIGARACAEAPPDGYTLCVMSSEPVVYNQFLYRSLPFNPEKDFAPICNLFFNLEALVANSDLKAKTVPDLVALARQKPGTLSYGTFSFTLVQFMNKLNKSNGIDIVRVPFRSGNEVVTAVLSGTTPIALLGLSNMLAQVKSGRITGIALSANMRSPLFPDIPTLQEATGEHYPVTWFGLFAPANTPREIIDRVHADVVAITGTPEFKQKNYVERAIEYGVNTPAEFAKFISETRAEAAVLARESGEPLQ
- a CDS encoding tetratricopeptide repeat protein gives rise to the protein MSTFPQSRTLLVGATAALLGGVAGLVLLAGNVVTIADADAAPADQPVSLSEQDVPICHTPGAMKRTTMLLRLAQTEVPRAEMSAASPAPTFADIEPPLWPGLGPIAYKITTANERAQAYFDQGLRLAYAFNHAEAQRAFRIAQKLDPNCAMCFWGEALVLGPNINLPMPEDDVAPAYAAAQKAKALSSSASPRERALIDALLARYGSDPKAARAPFDAAYAAEMKKVSEQFPDDDDIDTLYAEAVMDVSPWDYWKPGGKEPNPQSVAIVPTLERVLARNPSHTGAIHFYIHAVEASDRPKRAEAYADRLRGAIPGAGHLVHMPSHIYYRVGRYLDALADNKTAVQVDEKYLTDTNAPMGVYRLGYYTHNVHFVMASAQMAGDGATVIAAAEKLRQLIPDEAARGIAMVQPVKAAPYFAHAQFSTPDTILALPDPGDAIPYVKGIWLYARGVAFAERRDFASAEAAAQAIETLERTADFKLLKDSGVPAQEVLHVARTVVLARVAQAKGDKRGAVSQFEQAAALQEALPYTEPPYWYYPVRQSLAAALLQAGRYAEAERQFQRALTRAPSNGWSYYGLAELHKKQGNRTAARKAEADLARTWIGDRKLLQISRL
- a CDS encoding DOPA 4,5-dioxygenase family protein — protein: MSEIENFHAHVYYDPPEHAEALKFCETAGKTFGVKVGRMHDNPVGPHPRGSCQLTIEQDKLAEVLPWLVLNRGKFTIFTHAQTGNALKDHTQHVIWLGPSETLKLDQFR
- a CDS encoding LLM class flavin-dependent oxidoreductase, translating into MATRQIKLNAFMRPASIHTGAWRYPGAWPDMNFNYAHLKECIQKLEAAKFDAFFMADHMAVLNMPMDALKRSHTATSFEPFTLLSALSQATNHIGLVATGSTTFDAPYHIARRFASLDHISGGRAGWNIVTTSNPDAALNFGMDEHMEHGERYHRAREFYDVVTGLWDSWADDAFIRDVESGVFFDPDKLHVLNHKGESFSVKGPLNIARPIQGWPLIVQAGASESGKQLAAETAEAVFTAQSNIEAGRAFYADVKGRMKKLGRDPEHMKIQPACLVIVGDSVEEAKAKRAKLDSLVNYANAIASLSIALGTDASKFDPDGPLPEIPESNASKSGRERAIKAAKVDNLTVRQLAQRMGGYSGLAMVGTPKTIADEMEAWIETNASDGFTIMFPYLPGGLDDFARGVIPELQRRGLFRKEYEGKTLRENLGLPRPSNRFFDNKAVAAE
- a CDS encoding Bug family tripartite tricarboxylate transporter substrate binding protein gives rise to the protein MSISRRSLLTALSAAPLVSLLPRAAFAAYPDRPVRLICPFAAGGNADLVARIVGEGMAASLGQAVVIENRTGAGGGIGAGVVATAAPDGYTLLTGSNGPLTVNPFVQAKLPYDPLKDFVPIGLANLAPHSIVLNNSVPAKTVAELVELSKKQQITLATSGVGSASHMTLARFNAATGAKIVHVPYRGGGALVGDVLAGTVSGAMTEVSTLLEHHGQGKVRILAVASSKRIPKIGDVPTMIESGVKDFTAASYVGVLAPSKTPAEIVAQLEKALIKALADKSAQDKFLASGAELVSEDLQTSKGFAAYIQKEYDNSREAAKLAGLKPE
- a CDS encoding DUF2177 family protein, with the translated sequence MRLVVSYLVTFLVFTVVDLSWLSIMGPALYRPTLGDILLPDLRLAPAAAFYLIFPIGIVAFAVNPAVNANSIATAIGYGFLFGVLAYATYDLTNFATLRNWTFQITILDMVYGGFASAFAAALTTLALRRLL